A single Nostoc sp. PCC 7107 DNA region contains:
- a CDS encoding DUF4157 domain-containing protein, which produces MYKQVQKTGKQAADSSTSNPFAPRPFKVESLPEPDLNQNTEIQKQELSSESGLSRLSHIPIFPPGYQPPPPPRVQMKLNIGEPGDKYEQEAERVAPDVVQQINAPLQAGYIQHQPTQPIMQRVAEGGMAASPDEAIQAKGEMNGNSQESNEKSHPNQTGLPDELKAGVENLSGYSLDDVKVHYNSPKPAHLQALAYTQGTEIHVAPGQEEHLPHEAWHVVQQMQGRVKPTMQMKGLQIDDNEALEKEADVMGERAKYDGSELSHENLIHFVQQKPEAIIIQRMVGKYLCLRDPVIIKEYHVKGWVISVYNADEGTYFVTNVLNSFGNLAGNYKLDQLDFDPDFDYNRRDKLETDSEESDDSDHGSEDADTLTEDLYPDELKKDEFEEIKGYEEILIEIFDNLCTVYQINIDKQQVWDRFYEEWSQSVVTRQWWQEFKKRADQQKSENGSTQPIQMKRTGNTDSYQEKYQTANFGEFKQVTYRRDGKGNINFSNTKSHTAWTDPINRSTYVKLNQGMKDKKYGIMSGGQKVKLAGASRAQHFAIGDKLCSWAKANRKSKWTWHHLSKEYEMVLVDMRVHAKHGHNGGVLLWK; this is translated from the coding sequence ATGTACAAACAAGTACAAAAAACTGGTAAACAAGCTGCTGATTCATCAACTTCTAATCCGTTTGCACCGCGTCCATTTAAAGTTGAATCTTTACCTGAACCAGATTTAAATCAAAATACAGAAATACAAAAGCAAGAATTGTCCTCAGAGTCGGGCTTGTCTAGGTTGTCCCACATCCCCATTTTTCCCCCAGGTTATCAACCACCACCACCGCCACGAGTTCAGATGAAGTTGAATATTGGTGAGCCTGGGGATAAATATGAACAAGAGGCGGAAAGAGTCGCTCCAGATGTTGTGCAACAGATTAATGCACCTTTGCAAGCAGGATATATACAGCATCAGCCAACGCAGCCGATAATGCAGCGTGTGGCAGAAGGTGGGATGGCTGCATCACCTGATGAGGCTATCCAAGCGAAAGGCGAAATGAACGGTAACAGCCAAGAATCAAACGAGAAATCACATCCCAATCAAACCGGATTACCTGATGAACTCAAAGCAGGGGTGGAAAATCTATCGGGCTATTCCCTAGATGATGTCAAGGTTCATTATAATTCGCCCAAACCTGCCCACTTACAAGCATTAGCTTACACCCAAGGGACGGAGATTCATGTCGCCCCTGGACAAGAGGAACATCTACCCCATGAAGCATGGCACGTAGTTCAGCAGATGCAGGGAAGAGTTAAACCGACGATGCAAATGAAAGGATTACAGATTGATGATAATGAAGCGTTGGAGAAAGAAGCAGATGTGATGGGGGAGAGAGCAAAATATGATGGAAGTGAGTTAAGTCATGAGAACTTAATTCATTTTGTGCAGCAAAAACCTGAAGCTATCATTATTCAGCGAATGGTTGGTAAATATCTTTGCCTTAGAGATCCTGTAATTATTAAAGAATATCATGTAAAAGGATGGGTAATATCTGTTTATAATGCCGATGAAGGTACGTATTTCGTTACAAATGTTCTTAATAGTTTTGGTAATTTGGCAGGTAATTACAAATTAGATCAATTAGATTTTGACCCTGATTTTGATTATAATAGACGCGATAAATTAGAGACAGATAGTGAGGAGAGTGACGATAGTGATCACGGCAGCGAAGATGCTGATACACTCACAGAAGATTTGTATCCAGATGAATTGAAGAAAGATGAATTTGAAGAGATTAAGGGATATGAAGAAATATTGATTGAAATTTTCGACAATTTGTGTACAGTATATCAAATTAACATTGATAAACAACAAGTCTGGGATAGATTTTATGAAGAATGGAGTCAAAGTGTAGTTACCCGACAGTGGTGGCAAGAATTTAAAAAACGGGCTGACCAGCAAAAGAGTGAGAATGGTAGCACTCAACCCATACAGATGAAAAGAACTGGAAACACGGATAGTTATCAAGAAAAATACCAAACCGCAAATTTTGGAGAATTTAAACAAGTCACTTATCGCCGCGATGGGAAAGGTAATATCAATTTCAGCAACACGAAAAGTCACACAGCCTGGACAGATCCAATCAACCGCTCTACCTACGTTAAACTAAACCAGGGGATGAAAGACAAAAAATATGGGATTATGAGTGGCGGTCAGAAAGTTAAGTTAGCCGGGGCTTCTAGAGCGCAGCACTTTGCTATAGGCGATAAACTTTGTTCATGGGCAAAAGCCAATAGGAAATCGAAATGGACATGGCATCATCTATCTAAAGAATATGAGATGGTGTTAGTTGACATGAGAGTACACGCCAAGCACGGACATAATGGTGGGGTATTGTTATGGAAATAA
- a CDS encoding heavy metal translocating P-type ATPase translates to MFYPQHLTKYTKEHADILAALVCGLLLFFGWYALHLGWLGWAILLLSAAYVIGGYESAREGITTLIKEKELDVDLLMIVAAVGAASLGLWRREYHLIIDGAILILIFAVSGALEGYAMGRTERSIRSLMSLTPDTARVLHQGQEQMLPISQLKVGDEIVVKPGELIPTDGIILSGYSTINQAAITGESLPVEKTVGEEVFAGTLNGYGALKLKIHKPAASHLIQRVIRLVEEAQESAPPSQEFIAKFERGYAKVIVVAGILLAILPPFILAWDWNTTIYRALTFLVVASPCALMAAIMPALLSGIANGARQGILFKNGAQLENMGKVRAIAFDKTGTLTTGQVQVFQVISIEEYTQADVLKAAAALEAFSEHPIAKAIVQAASDLSWESGVDVQAIPGQGIIGNVNGVKITLGNAAFVQQYVTQLPQKLQDLAHSWESEGKTVVWVAQDTKVIGAIAIADMIRPEAAATIRHLSQLGVEQIVMITGDNQRTAQTVAQAVGITQVHAQLLPEDKLNLIRSLQKQYHTVAMVGDGINDAPALAQATVGIAMGGAGSDVALETADIVLIADRLEKIVIAMELGRRSQFIIKQNITFALTSIILLMLANFFGNINLPIGVIGHEGSTVLVTLNGLRLLRRF, encoded by the coding sequence ATGTTTTACCCACAGCATTTAACCAAATACACCAAAGAACACGCAGATATCTTAGCAGCATTGGTTTGTGGATTGTTGTTATTTTTTGGCTGGTACGCCTTACATCTGGGTTGGTTGGGATGGGCAATACTGTTGTTAAGTGCGGCTTATGTGATTGGTGGTTACGAAAGCGCCCGTGAGGGAATAACTACATTAATTAAAGAGAAAGAACTTGATGTAGATTTGCTGATGATTGTGGCGGCGGTTGGTGCAGCTAGTTTAGGTTTATGGCGCAGAGAATATCACCTAATTATTGATGGGGCAATTTTAATTCTGATCTTTGCTGTTAGCGGTGCATTAGAAGGTTATGCAATGGGGCGGACGGAAAGAAGTATCCGCAGTTTGATGAGTTTGACACCGGATACAGCCAGGGTTCTGCATCAGGGACAGGAACAGATGTTACCCATCAGTCAATTAAAGGTAGGAGACGAAATAGTTGTCAAACCAGGAGAGTTAATTCCTACCGATGGCATTATTTTGTCTGGTTACAGCACCATCAATCAAGCGGCGATTACAGGGGAATCTTTACCTGTAGAAAAGACAGTAGGCGAGGAGGTGTTTGCTGGGACACTCAACGGTTATGGGGCGCTGAAGTTGAAAATTCACAAACCAGCCGCGAGTCATTTGATTCAGCGCGTGATTCGGTTAGTAGAAGAAGCACAAGAATCAGCCCCACCTTCTCAAGAATTCATTGCCAAATTTGAACGGGGATATGCCAAGGTAATTGTTGTAGCTGGTATATTACTCGCTATTTTGCCACCGTTTATTTTGGCATGGGATTGGAACACGACGATTTATCGGGCTTTAACTTTTTTGGTGGTGGCTTCTCCTTGTGCGCTGATGGCGGCAATTATGCCAGCATTATTATCAGGCATTGCCAACGGTGCGAGACAGGGGATTTTGTTCAAGAATGGCGCACAGTTAGAGAACATGGGTAAAGTCAGAGCGATCGCTTTTGATAAAACTGGTACTCTAACTACAGGACAAGTGCAAGTATTTCAGGTAATTTCGATTGAGGAATATACACAAGCGGATGTATTAAAAGCAGCAGCAGCATTAGAAGCATTTTCAGAACACCCCATTGCTAAAGCCATTGTTCAAGCAGCCAGTGATTTAAGCTGGGAGAGTGGTGTAGATGTGCAAGCTATACCTGGACAGGGAATTATCGGCAATGTTAATGGTGTAAAAATTACACTAGGAAATGCAGCTTTTGTTCAACAATATGTGACACAGTTACCGCAAAAACTTCAAGATTTAGCTCATAGCTGGGAATCTGAGGGGAAAACTGTAGTTTGGGTTGCTCAAGATACAAAAGTCATAGGAGCGATCGCTATTGCAGATATGATTAGACCAGAAGCCGCCGCCACCATTCGCCATCTGAGTCAGCTAGGTGTAGAACAAATTGTGATGATTACCGGAGATAACCAGCGTACAGCCCAAACGGTCGCTCAAGCAGTCGGTATCACCCAGGTTCACGCCCAACTACTACCAGAAGATAAACTCAACCTCATTCGTAGCTTGCAGAAACAATATCACACTGTAGCAATGGTGGGAGATGGAATTAATGATGCACCAGCTTTAGCCCAAGCAACTGTAGGGATAGCAATGGGAGGTGCTGGTAGTGATGTCGCACTAGAAACCGCAGATATTGTATTAATAGCAGATAGACTCGAAAAAATTGTCATCGCAATGGAACTAGGTAGGCGATCGCAATTCATTATCAAACAAAACATCACCTTTGCGCTCACATCAATTATTCTGCTGATGCTGGCTAACTTTTTCGGGAATATTAACCTACCCATCGGTGTAATTGGTCATGAAGGCTCTACAGTATTAGTTACCCTTAACGGCTTGCGACTGCTGAGAAGATTCTGA
- the dacB gene encoding D-alanyl-D-alanine carboxypeptidase/D-alanyl-D-alanine-endopeptidase: MFSRKISMSLLLLFLGTQTAITQQAVIAQTPVPPANTTKSICPAELGTSIDTAINRPLFSRARWGILVKNLASTQTLYSHDAEKYFTPASNTKLLTTSAALKQLGADFRIRTSVYQDADGNLRVVGRGDPSLKNAQLTLLAKQLRQQGITQVNNLIADDSYFQGDLINPSWQWEDVQAYYGAPVNSLILNENAAVLTVLPQTIGKPLQIKWADPTEAYQWRVENNSVTAQKDEPGLVEVRRDLKGAVLYLQGQLAVNSQPDISAIAVFDPTQNFLRHFRQSLAAEGISVQQTSTANGGKNEREVAAIESPPLSELLKETNLNSNNLFAEALLRTLADKQQVAKNQNTADVGLKVMQETLTQLGVNSNSYSVVDGSGLSRKNLISPEALVQVLQVIAASPEAQVFRTSLPVAGVSGSLQGRFRNTSAQGIVQAKTGSLRGVISLSGYINSPQYEPLAFSIIVNQSEQPASTIRQAIDDVVVLLTQLRRC, translated from the coding sequence ATGTTTTCTCGAAAAATCTCCATGAGTTTGCTGCTATTGTTCTTGGGAACCCAGACTGCAATTACCCAACAAGCAGTTATAGCCCAAACTCCAGTTCCCCCTGCAAATACCACAAAATCAATTTGTCCCGCTGAATTAGGAACATCTATAGATACTGCAATCAATCGTCCCTTATTTAGTCGCGCCCGTTGGGGAATTTTAGTTAAAAACTTAGCTTCTACGCAAACTCTTTACAGCCACGATGCGGAGAAATACTTTACTCCTGCTTCTAATACTAAACTGTTGACGACATCTGCGGCACTCAAACAATTAGGTGCAGATTTTCGCATTCGTACCTCTGTTTATCAAGATGCTGATGGTAATTTGCGTGTAGTTGGTCGAGGAGACCCCAGTTTAAAAAATGCTCAATTAACACTCTTAGCCAAGCAATTACGTCAACAGGGTATTACTCAAGTCAATAATTTAATTGCTGATGATAGTTACTTTCAAGGAGATTTAATAAATCCTAGTTGGCAATGGGAAGATGTGCAAGCTTATTATGGCGCACCTGTCAATAGTTTGATTTTGAATGAAAATGCTGCTGTATTAACAGTCTTACCCCAAACTATAGGAAAACCATTGCAAATTAAATGGGCTGATCCTACAGAGGCGTATCAGTGGCGAGTTGAAAATAATTCTGTCACGGCGCAAAAAGATGAACCAGGGTTAGTGGAAGTAAGGCGTGACTTAAAAGGGGCGGTGCTGTATTTACAAGGACAACTGGCGGTAAATTCACAACCAGATATTAGTGCGATCGCAGTATTTGACCCTACACAAAATTTCTTACGTCACTTTCGTCAGAGTTTAGCAGCAGAAGGAATTTCTGTACAGCAAACATCTACTGCTAATGGTGGTAAAAATGAACGCGAAGTTGCAGCCATTGAATCTCCACCTTTATCTGAGTTATTAAAAGAGACTAATTTAAACAGTAATAATTTATTTGCTGAGGCTTTATTAAGAACTTTAGCCGACAAACAACAAGTAGCAAAAAATCAAAATACTGCTGATGTTGGGTTAAAAGTCATGCAAGAAACTCTCACCCAGTTGGGAGTTAACTCAAACAGTTATAGTGTAGTGGATGGCTCAGGACTATCGCGGAAGAATTTAATTAGTCCAGAAGCTTTAGTACAAGTTTTACAAGTAATCGCCGCATCACCAGAAGCCCAAGTTTTTCGGACTTCTTTACCTGTCGCTGGAGTTAGTGGTTCTTTACAAGGGCGCTTTCGCAACACATCAGCCCAGGGAATCGTTCAGGCAAAAACGGGTAGTTTAAGAGGTGTAATTTCTCTGTCAGGATATATAAATTCGCCACAATATGAGCCGTTAGCTTTTAGTATTATTGTGAATCAATCTGAACAACCAGCCAGCACTATCAGGCAAGCTATTGATGATGTTGTTGTGTTGTTAACACAGCTACGGCGTTGTTAA
- a CDS encoding glucose 1-dehydrogenase: MTRLHNKTAVITGGTSGIGFETAKQFIKEGARVIITGQDEQRLHTAAQELGSQVIPVVADVRSLSQLDNLAARVKSEFGGLDILFANAGIGFFAPLEAMDETLYDNQFDINVKGIFFTVQKLSGLLNPGASIILNASSVNEKGMATGSIYCATKAAVRSFARNLAAELGDRQIRVNAISPGLIPTNFQTKMGLSPEALENFGNYIKQTVPLGRFGKPEEIAAAVVFLASDESSYMTAADLVVDGGYMNV, encoded by the coding sequence ATGACTCGCTTGCATAATAAAACCGCTGTAATTACCGGAGGGACATCGGGGATTGGTTTTGAGACTGCGAAACAGTTTATTAAAGAAGGGGCGCGAGTAATTATTACTGGACAAGATGAACAACGTTTGCACACCGCAGCCCAAGAACTGGGTTCTCAGGTAATTCCGGTGGTGGCAGATGTGCGATCGCTTTCTCAACTTGATAATCTAGCAGCACGAGTCAAATCAGAATTTGGCGGGCTTGATATTTTGTTTGCTAACGCCGGTATCGGATTTTTTGCCCCGTTAGAGGCGATGGACGAAACCTTGTACGATAACCAGTTTGATATCAACGTTAAGGGTATCTTTTTCACTGTGCAGAAGCTTTCTGGCTTACTGAATCCCGGCGCTAGTATCATCTTAAACGCTTCATCAGTCAATGAAAAAGGTATGGCGACGGGCAGTATCTATTGTGCGACAAAAGCGGCTGTGCGCTCATTTGCGCGGAATTTAGCGGCAGAATTAGGCGATCGGCAAATTAGAGTCAATGCGATTAGTCCTGGTTTAATCCCTACTAATTTTCAAACCAAAATGGGCTTATCACCAGAAGCCTTGGAAAATTTTGGCAATTATATTAAGCAAACCGTACCTTTGGGACGCTTTGGCAAACCAGAAGAAATTGCAGCGGCGGTAGTGTTCCTCGCTAGTGATGAGTCTTCTTACATGACTGCGGCAGATTTAGTAGTTGATGGTGGCTATATGAACGTTTAG